CTACAAGCACATGGTTGATCCTCGTAGTATGAGTGCCGGATCTATTATGCCAACCTACGAATGGTTGTCTAGCAATGAATTGGACACAGAGCTTACCAGCAAGAAATTGGAAGCTATGCAAAGCCTGGGTGTTCCTTATAGCGATGAGTACATTGCTAATGCGAATACGCATCTGATGGCTCAAGCTGAGGAAATTGCTGCCGACTTAAGCCGCGATCTGGAGCAAGAAATCAGTCCTAAGGAAGAAATGGTAGCCTTAATCGCTTACCTGCAACGCCTGGGAATCGATATCAAAGGTGAGCACAGCAAGCATGTGGAGGCTACTACAGCCGGAACCTTAACCGCTGAAAACTAAGGTCATGCTAAAATTCATTAAACACAATATGGAGACTATTGATGGGGTATCGATTTACCCCATCCTCTCCTTCCTTATCTTCTTTAGCATCTTTATTCTGGCCATCATTTACGTGATTCGTAAGGACCGGAAAAGCATTGAAGAAATCAGCCTCTTACCACTAAACGATAATGCCAATCCTCATGAAAAGACTAAATAGAACCATCATCATTTTTGTGGTCTTACTGATGGCTGGAGCAGCTGCAGTAACCACCCTGGACCCTAGCAGTTCCTCCGAAATATTAGCCAATCCCTTATACTGGTTGGTAATCGTTGCGGCCTTCTTCCTGGTAATTGCCTTTATGGCCACCTACGAAGCTTTGGAAGCAATGAAGAAAATGATCAAAGGTGCGAATGGCGAAGTAGCCGAAGAATTAATCGAAGAAGAAGACAGCTGGGTAGACGATATCCTGCATAAGTTAACCGATGCCGCGCCATTAGATCGCGAAG
The Croceimicrobium hydrocarbonivorans genome window above contains:
- a CDS encoding CcoQ/FixQ family Cbb3-type cytochrome c oxidase assembly chaperone produces the protein MLKFIKHNMETIDGVSIYPILSFLIFFSIFILAIIYVIRKDRKSIEEISLLPLNDNANPHEKTK